TTATTGCTGTAGCTCCATCTCTGATGGTCCCTGAACCAGAATCAGAGAAACAGGCATGCCgaggggagcaggtggagaaGGAAAGCAGGCAACTCTCGTTTCATGCCAACTCTAGATTTGGAAGTGCAAACCAGGTTGAGGGTTTTATACTATTATTATCATTGTACAAACAATGATTTGGTGAGATATCTGACTGGTCTTCCTTTCCTGTCAGCTTTTCTTACTACCTCATTGCCAGGATCTTCAAAAGGGATACCAGAGGAATAAGCCAGGAATTAAACTGCACagaaatagcttccaaatcacgcgaggtactggttcctctctattcggccctgcttaggcctcatctagagtattgtgtccagttctgggctccacaattcaagaaggacacagacaagctggagcgtgttcagaggagggcaaccaggatgatcgggggtctggaaacaaagccctatgaagagagactgaaagaactgggcatgtttagcctggagaagagaagattgaggggagacatgagagcactcttcaaatacttgaaaggttgtcacagaggagggccaggatctcttctcaatcctcccagagtgcaggacacagaataacaggctcaagttaaaggaagccagattccagctggacatcaggaaaaacttcctgactgttagagcagtacaacaatggaatcagttacctagggaggttgtgagctctcccacactagaggccgctggacaaccacctgtcggggatgctttagggtggattcctgcattgagcagggggtaggactcgatggccttgtaggccccttccagctctgctattctattctattctattctgttctATTCTCCATGTCTTCATCTCTTTCGTTGTTCCATCTCTTCCTCACTCAGGCCACACCTTCACTGCCCATATTTGGAGAGGCCCTTTGAATGTTTGGTTTCTGCCCAGTTTTGCTTTCACTATATCAGCCAGGCTGGGAAACCCAACTTTCTAGTTTCCAAACCCAGGAAAAATAGCCAAGAGCCAGGCATGCAGTCATGCGAAACGAATCTTTCTGCAATTCACAGCAATATGGAAAAACAGAAGTGTTTCACTGAATAGCGACTACCTTCATAATTGTTTATATATTGCTGCTTTAACACACTAAAATAAGAGGGGTGAAAAACTACGTTTTACAGGCTGGAGATTAGCACGAAAATACGACATTAATGCCATGTTTGTAGGAGTTACTAGATGACTtcagcatttaaaacaacaacaaaatataaatTTGTTTTTGACTCATTTAAGGTTGCCACTTGGTTAGTTTTAAGCTGGCTGGATCTTTTCCTTTAATTTAGCTCAGCCCTCAAGCATATGCAACTGATACCAAAGTAAagaaaaaacgtttttaaaataaaaggaccTTTTTTGCAACTTGGTATTCTGATGGCTGCATCATATATATTTGAATCATATAATGAAATAATGCAACTAAGTTCAAGGTAGTTTATTTGAGATCCTAGAAAAGCCCACCTTCACAAGCTCAAACAGAAACCGATATATTGCAATATGCCCCTGGGGGTTATGGGGGTGTCTTAATACCCCTATATATGCTACCCTGTTCCCACTCAATTCCAGTTCCTGGTTTTGCTCTTGACCTAACAGGGTTACCTTCTGCTCCTGTCTTCTAGCTGGTCTCAATTTTGGAGTCACAGTATCCTGTAACTTGTCTCTGGGAATGAGCGGGCTTTGGCCATACACCCCGACCTTCAAGATGAGGCAGGTtttcaataaatataataaccTGCAACAAGGCTGTGATGCAGTTTGCCCAGCTAGAAAACTAAGTGCTTCCATTTCAGATTTATTTGCTAGTGACCTTAGCGTTGTTAACTGGCTTAAGAGGTTAGGAAAAGAGCACCAGAAGCTCTAGATGGATTCCTGTTGTGGTAACACACCATCTTGGTTGTcacacaggttgtcacacagaggagggccaggatctcctcgatcctcccagagtgcaggacatggaataatgggatcaagttaaaggaagccagattccggctggacatcaggaaaaacttcctgagtgttagagcagtatgacaatggaaccaatgacctagggtggttgtgggctctcccacactagaggccttcaagaggcagctggacaaccatctgtcaggtatgccttagggtggataattgcattgagcagggggttggactcaatggccttataggccccttccaactctactattctatgattctatgatctaggttAGGTGCGTTTTGTCAGTAGGGGAAGCTTGTGTGCTGGGGCACTGGGGTACAGCATATTTCCTTTACAGGTGcaggagagaggcaggtgaaggcaCGATGATCTCATCCCTCCTGCTAAATCTGCTGGATCAGGCACTTTCCTCATCGGCAGCAGCTGTAAGGTTTGGAGATGTCTGTCAGCCTGCTCCTCTCCTCTCTGTCCTGGCATGTTTCTTTGTCcatctgcccttcagttccttCTTTCAACGTGCGAGTGAaggctttgccaacctggtgtgttggactacaattcccattgtccccagccagcatggggattgTAGAGCAACATATCTGGAGCTAGAGAAACATATCTGGAGCTAGAGAAAGCTAAAGTGTCCCATTTTCAGGCCTATTCTAGTAATCAGTGTGTTTTGTACTTGCTGGCAAATTCTATTTTCAGGCTAGGCTGGAAGCAGCTTACAGGTTCAGCTGTTTTGGCCGGCACTAGAGACAATCCCTTATTTGTGGAACACCCTCCAAAGCAATAAATATTTGGCCCCAATTCACATTGACTATTGAACAGGCCTTGTAAAACCATttggcttcggctattgggcggtataaaaatgtaataaataaataaataataaataaataaataaataaatttgttttaagctaCTTTTAGTGGAGAGGCTGagctattattatcattattattattattattattattattattattattattatttggtttatATGCTGCTGGTTTTTAAACAGCTTCTTCTAAGACTCTGCTATGGAAGGCACagaaaaatttaaaattaaatccccccactcccaactttGAAAGACTTAAAAATCTATCTTCTATCAAACTTCTGTAGTAATCATCACTGTCTCGTGCTTGAATGACCCAACCATTTGGGGGTCTAACAAGTTCCCCATCTTGAGCAAGAGGGGTTCAAAGGGGCTCATTTTCAGATGTTTTAAGTAGTTAGGGTAACTTAAGATTCCACAGCTATCTGTTTTCAGGATTCTAGCACATCCATGGGTAGCCTGGCGATTTCAATAACCAACTCCTAACCAAGCATTGTttttgtatacacacacacacaaaaatatttcaGTGATCCATCCAGCCCGGGGTTATTTGTTCTGACTGGCGGTGGTTCTCCAAGTCTGAAGCACAAATCTTTCCCAACCCTGCTGTCTGGGTTCCCTTGCTCTGCTGTGTCGATATGGTAAGGAAAACGGATATaaaagtttacacacacacacatacgcacatgTGTCTGCATTTAGCCTTGGGGGCTATAACGGATTAGCAGTGACCcccaaaatgaagaggaagaaacCTGCTTCTTTGAGCTGCAGGACCCATGTCTTCAGGTGGCTGGAGCTACATTGCAAAGGACTTTTCAACATGTGGCAGCGGGCGAtcgttcattttttaaattgggaggggggctggggaggggggggcaggggagggtgcACAGTACCTTCCAGATAAAGAAAGGTGAAAACTACCTTAAGAAACTAGAATCACCCAAAAATTACTTGATTTAAATATTGCTGGCTGACAAGCAGAAAGTGAAAATGAAACCAGGGGAATTCTGGAGGACCAGACAAATGATGAAAGGAAACATGTCCTACAAAATAAATAGAGGGAGACGGAAGACCAGCACATCTCAAGGATGGGAGAAGAGACTACTTGAGGTACGATCACCATGGCATGCAAAAGATATAGGCTTGCAGGGTTCATGTGCCTCCTGCTACTGTTACCTGCTCAGGTCACAGCGCTGGACTGTAACTTTCTAAAACTCCAACAACAAAGATTTAACTCGGATAGTCTGGAACTGCTGAAAGGGATGAGAATGAAGCATTCCCCAGAATGCCTGGAAAACATGACAGCATTCGATTTCCCGAAAAAAATCGTGGAAATACATCAACCATGGCTTGCCACGAAAGCAGTCCACGAAATACTCCATGGATTCTTTGGCATTTTAAGCAGTGATCTTCTGCAGACAAGCTGGGCGGCCGCACACAGAGAGAGGTTAGTCTTTGCCCACTTTGTCTGTTGCAGGGGGAAGGCGAGTGAGTGGCTCTGCGTCAAGGcgaggtgggtggggaaagacGCATGACCATTCCTCCCTTCACACTCTGTTGTTCTATGATTACAGGTTCCTCAACATGCTCTACGCCCAAACTGAAAGTATTGAGAGATGCCTTGCAGAAGCAAAAAGGACACGGAGAAGGAAGGACGAATGGAAAAACAAGCTGAGATTGAGGAAATATTTCCAAAGGATCAGAAGTTTCCTCAAAGAGAAGGAACACAGTAGGTGCAGTTGGGAGAGTGTAAAACGGGAACTCTGGACCAGTTTCGTCTACATCAACATCCTGACGAAGAGAATGGCCAGATAGAGGACaactgaactcagcaggactggaaaacaacaacatatgtgGAAATGCACCCTCCCTGCCACCAACCGGCACCGAAAGAACCCCCTGAAAAACTTATTTTATCTTTGTGGGTGGTTGTGTTCATCTTTATGTGTTACTTTATCTTTTATAAAgacaaattgtatttatttatttatttggttagaAATAAAAGTTTTTCTACTTTCAAACTGTGCAGTGTAcgagggagattttttttaataggagTCTTATATAGACAGAGTCTTAAAACAAACCCTACCAAATCTGCagaaaacaaccaaccaaccaaacgtTCCCCAATGTACAAATTGAAACATTGCAGAAcaagcctttattttattttatctgtaaaTGAGACTGTGCTCAAATCCATGTGTGCACACGCATCCGGGGGTCACTGGAGTGACCACCAGACTGCTGTTCTACTGCTGGCATTAGTGGCAGTGAAGCAGTTAACTGCAGCTGCTTTGTGTTGCCACGGAAGGctttcacctccccctcccctcccactgcttCACTGCCACTATTTGTGTAGATAAAAGCAGTGATCCAAATTGCTGGGGTTGAAGGGGGGAAACATCAGAACGTCAGAAGatccctgaggctggatcagaccaagggtccatctagtccagcactctgttcacacaggggcccaccagccatcggccagggatgaacaagtgggacatggtgccacagcaccctcccgtccatgttccccagcaactggtgcacccaggcttactgcctcaaatactggagatagcacccagcCATCAGCGCTAGTAGcaatggacagccttctcctccaggaatttatccaacccccttttaaagccatccaaatgggtggccatcactacatcttgtggcagtgagttccataatttaactctgcgctgtgtgaagaaggacttcctcttatttgtcctagatctcccaccaatcagcttcatgggattattatatttatttatttatttatttatttatttatttatttatttatatagcaccatcagtgtacatggtgctgtacagagtaaaacagtaaatagcaagaccctgccgcataggcttacattctaataaaatcataataaaacaataaggaggggaagagaatgcaaacaggtacagggtagggtaagcaggcacagggtagggtaaaactaacagtagaaagtaacagtagaagtctgcacaacatcaagttttaaaagctttaggaaaaagaaaagtttttagttgagctttaaaagctgcggttgaacttgtagttctcaaatgttctggaagagcgttccaggcgtaaggggcagcagaagaaaatggacgaagccgagcaagggaagtagaggcccttgggcaggtgagaaacatggcatcagaggagcgaagagcacgagcggggcaatagtgtgagatgagagagaacccattgggttctagtattttgagagaggggaaaaaatgtctccctctccacgttctccacaccaggcataattttgtacccctctatcatgtctcccctcagcctccttttttttccaagctaaacaataccagctgttgtaaccttccctcacaggggagatgctccagccccttaatcattttagttacccttttctgctgcAGATTCTACCCTGTCCCAGTGACCCCAACCTGATCGCTGCATTACTGCTGCAATTAGCAGCAATAAAGCAGCAACCTGGGCTGCTTTGAAGTAGCAAGGAGGCTGTCTCCAATCTTGCCATACTGCCACCGTGAGTGTCCCTTTTTTGAGGGAGGTGGCAGCTGGGGGGTCTTGGGGGGCAGCACACATCAGGGCTTGCAGGCCCATTTGTGGCCCATGGGTGGTGCATGCCTGATAGAGAGAATAACAGAGAAGACGTGCCCCTCACCAGCCAACTCTGATCTAATCACCGTGAACCATCAATGGTGGAACCAGGCATCTGGccatagggtggattcctgcattgagcaggcggttggactcgatggccttataggccctttccaactctactattctatgattctgtgattctatgaaaaccaacttgaaatgaaattctcacccgtcCCTACCCATGGGAGAACCAGTGATTCTCAAACTCACCTAAATTCTCCACACTAGGAAGCTTGTTTTTACTAGCTCCTGCTTTGGTTTTCAacctgtttttgtttggtttggtttggttttttggcTTGTACAAATAGGAAATGTGCACATTGCACTTCTCAACCATTGGCTAAAGTGtggaaatgtggggggggggagagttttcTTTTGttgagaaatgagcatttctcttctggagaagattgagctgagacatgatagcactcttcaaatacttga
This Elgaria multicarinata webbii isolate HBS135686 ecotype San Diego chromosome 6, rElgMul1.1.pri, whole genome shotgun sequence DNA region includes the following protein-coding sequences:
- the LOC134400126 gene encoding interferon-like, which translates into the protein MACKRYRLAGFMCLLLLLPAQVTALDCNFLKLQQQRFNSDSLELLKGMRMKHSPECLENMTAFDFPKKIVEIHQPWLATKAVHEILHGFFGILSSDLLQTSWAAAHRERFLNMLYAQTESIERCLAEAKRTRRRKDEWKNKLRLRKYFQRIRSFLKEKEHSRCSWESVKRELWTSFVYINILTKRMAR